CAAATCACCTGGTTCTCAAGGAGAGTCTTGAGTGCAGGCAGACCCAGCCCAGTGCAGTAGGACACATTCCAATGACGGGCAGGGCAGGTTCCCTGTGTGACATCTGCCTTGGAGGATGGTGGCAGCCTTTGGGTCACTCTGCCcatcagggctgggaaaggctggatgtgaaaggctgcagctgagcaATCCTGGTGCACTGAAGGGAGGAGGATGGATGGCAGCTTGTTTTGTGACAAGGAGTGCGATGCAAGGTGACAGCAAAGtgtgcaggagaggaggaaagagcaaTATAACCACAGAGGACAGGTGGAAACCACCCTGTGGCAGGGGTTTCCCAAAAATCTGTGTGAGTAGTTTAGTGGGGCAGAAAATGAAGTCAAGCACAATGtcaaaaggacaaaaattcTCCTCTGCAAAACCTGGGAAACTGTGCATGTTAACTGTGTCCCAGAAAGTGACAAGAGCACCCCAGACTGCTCCTTTGTACCATGGCACCAGATATCAGTGTGTTACAggcatgtccctgtccccagaatTCACAAATCTCACAGACCATAAAAACAAGTGCCTGTGCTGTACTTAGCCGTACCTGCATCGCTGCAGCCTGAGCTAGCCTGGGATGCAAAGCTGTCCTTGCCCTGCATCCCAGCACATGCACAGCAAGGATGGGCCAAGCACTGCACTGCTTGGGCAGCACATCTCTTCCTAGGCTGGGAATTCCACCAGGTCTAACAAACTCTGGTGCCGTGTCTCCGCCACAGCATCGTAACACACGGAAAGGattaaatctgcttttaaagCATAATGTGGCTTTGTAAATCCCAAGGCAGCAATGCAGTGCAGAAGCAGACTAAAAATATGGCCTGGTTCCAGCCCAGCAAGCAGGGCTGGATCTTCTTTATCTACTTTTCCTCTTGCACGTGTGAGTGCACTCATGTAATTTCACACGGAGATTTGTGGCTCTTTCACCGCAAATGGGCAGATGTGGCTCTTGCTGCAAGGAGTTGCAAGCCAGCAAAGCTGATATTAATTCAGGAGTCACAAGATTCACCCTTTATTTACTCCTCCAGGCTACATGGgagcccaggcagcagagcacacCTCTGACCTCTTTCATGGGACCAGAAGGGTCAGCTCAGGGAAAGGCATCAGTGAGGCAGCTGCCAACATTCTACTCTTTCCAAAAATTTCACCATATCCTGTCAAATTAGtaggtttttgatttttttcatcccAAGTTTCTTTCTCACATGGATGAAACTTGACAGAAAGGTCCCCCACCCCTTCAAATCCAACAGCAAAATTTCCAGACTCTGGTGGTGTCAATTCCAGATCCCTTCCCCACCCTTTCATTAAACTCCCCAAAGTTGCTAACAAACCTTTTACACATTGCAACAGAGCCTTCAACTATTTGGTTTGGTTTACATCAGCACTTAGGCTCAGACAAATATTGCACAAACAGTAAGAAGAAGTCTTTCCTGCTGAGAGTTTAGGATCTGTTCAGGAGGAAAATCATTGCCAAGCCCTctgtcctcagcagcagctctgtggcaggtcctgcagagcctggtttctgcagcctccctcctgccctgctgggctgcactTTGGTGATGCTCAGCCCAAAGTGTCCCTCCTTGCTttcacatcccagctccagctttaCCTCTGCCTGTGATGCTGCTGGCTCTTAGCTCAGGTGCCATGTCTCCCCCTGCAGTCACTGCAGCTTGGCTGGACATattccctcttcttcctccttcctccacacCCTGCTGtctcctggggctctgctggatCTGGTTCTgggggcagctcagccctgtggcaccaggggctgtccctggcCCTTGGCACAGCACACTGCTGTGTGGTGTGATTGTGCAAAGCCTAATGAGGgagggaaagcaaaaggaaaatgccCAGTTGATTTACTCGACTATCAAGCTACTCAACAGTTTCCTTTCCAGCACCCTCCTGCAAGCGCTCAGTGACAGATGGGGACAGATTGAGTGGTTCGATGCAGTGAGGTAATATTCCACTCAATcattcctccttctctccctgtcAGAAGGCACCCAGACTTCAGCCTTCCCTCTGAATCTTCCTGTGTTTCCCTCTTTAATGACAAAGCCATTTTAGCTCTACCTCTGCTAAAATTTCTGAGAGAAGCGAGCGCTGCTGTTTATATACTATGATAAAATGGGTGTTGTAAAACAGCAGAAGGGAGGAGTGAATCACCCTGAGACAGAGAGGGTTCTGGTGCTGTTTACTGGTGTTTCTGATCTCTTTTTCTTGCCTGTGTGTtggggctgagccccagagcccagcacagggaccctggctgggcaggcagcaggctctgggcaggTGTGCCGTGGGCAGGCGCGCAGGCTCACACTGCACGTCTCACAGATGGAagatccattttttttctctggatgATTTGTTCCAATGGTTAATCATCCTCACAtaaacacaggatttttttttttaatggcattcCAGTAAATAACATTCAGAAACTTTAGGATGGGCTTTCTCTCCACTGGGCAATCTCTTGATTTCTGCCTACTCTATGAATGCCATGATGACTGCCTAAAATTAGCTGTGACTTCACAGCTCCCGTGCCCTTGCAAGACTAGCTTTGAACTTGAAAGCCTCCTACACAAAGTGCTTTGTGCTATCAACCTGGTCACTGCAGACGAGAAAAATGTGGCACTGAAGACAGTGGCTTCCAATAAATACATCCACAGTACAGCCATGCATGACTCGAGATCAAAGCCAGAGTGCAAGTGCTGAGGTCATTAAACAtgaatagaaatacagaaatgcaaCAGCTTGAGTGAAAGGCTGAGCTTGACTTTAAAGTGATGAAAGCTTGTGTAGTCAGCGATTGTTCACCCGTGATAATGCTCTTGCCATCACTGGTTCTCTGCGTTAGAAAGGTGAATAACTAATCATTCTTGGGATAAAGCATTGAGGTGTGGGGCAGTTAATGATAAAAATAGGCTTGGAGATGCTCAGCATCAGCAGCTCTAGGGAAAGTCAGAGTGCGCAGATGTCAGCTGGAAAATCAGCTCCCAGTCACCAGTTCTACAGCTGATGGATGAGCAAGGATTTACCCCACACAAATCCTTCAGGAATGACACCAGCATAAAAGGAGATTTGGGGTAAGATATCCATAGGCACAGCCCCAACCCAGCATGACTCAGCACCAGCTTTTAGGAGACCATCTTCACGGATGCTCTTTCTCAGATGGCTGCATTTCTTCAACAtgtcatatatttttaatattctgaagCATAAGAACATCATAGCATGGGAAATGCTTCCTGGTTCCTATCACAATAGAATTAATTATAGCCTGTGCAGTGTTTTGAGCAACTACAAAGGAAGCTGTGCTAAAAATCATGACTTTAGGAAACCTCTATTAGAAAACAGCCCCCCTGCCATGTTTCTAATAATTTTTCGATTAGCAGCATAACTATCTAATAAGGTTTCTGGGGTATTCTGATACTGTGTGGAATGATCCAATCTGCAGCCTGAGCTAATGAGGTGATACTTAGCATTGCATTCTGCCAATATGTGTTTGTCACTCTGTCTGGAGCCACTTCCCTCAGGGCGGTTTGTTGGCAATTCTGAGCAAGTGCAGGTGCCTCCAAAGAGCAAGGTGACTGTGCTTAACCATGTGGGGTGAGTGGCAGAGGTCCAGCCACATCCTTTCctgggaagagagggaaaatgccagctctgctctcccctgaGCTCCACACAGCGTGTCCCAGGGCAGTCCCACAGCATATGGCAGAGCAGCCTTCTGAAGATGTAGCTGTACCACATCCAGGTAGAGCCTCAGGAAAGAACTGTTGCTATCAGAACTCAGCCAaattcctgcccttttcctcGAGGCTACTGGCTCCACACCATTGTGAGAGGCAGCTTTGCCTCCTCTGTGCAGCCCTGGTATTGGAAAAGCAAATGATGACAGCTTGTGGGCTACGCCTGCCCTGCTCATCCCCCACCTCTAGCACGACCACAGAACGAGACCTTTACAACAACATAATTTGGCTGAGGCCAAATGCTTCAGCTCCTTTCCTAGCAAACTCTTTCCAAATCCAACAGCACAGCTACAAGCACCCCAGTGTACTGCAGGCAGTGAGCGCTGTAAATCAGAGATCATCTTAGCTGCTAACTGGGATTTCAGACCAGTGTCATTTTTCAAGCTCGCCTGACATTTAAGTCTATACTAAAAACCTCCACTGGCTTCAAGATTTTGACTGGAAACGCTTGTAAGGAATGTGTTAAATACCTGGTGAGTGAGTGAAGATGCCAGCAGCAATCAGATTTTtctggagcagctctcagcacaaCCGCAATCCCTCACCACAGATATGCAGAAGCAGCATGCTGTGACCTCTGAGCCAGACTGTGAAGAATCTCTGGGGGAGATGATATTGGTATTTCCTGTGGTACTCAGCACTTCTGGTGCCCAGAATATGGAAAACTATCATGCAGCTGCCTGGAGGGGGGGAGAAGAGTGAATGTACATTCTGGTGAAGCACAGGTCGATGGAGAGCCCCACCCAGACCACCAAACCTTTGTGTTTTGGtcagtggggatggggagaggggtTCAAACCATCTGATTTTTTGCAAGAGAGCCCAGGACTTGTACAAGCAGCAATAACTTCTCACACTGGAGTAATTATTAACACCCAGCTCTCACTGAGTCTCAGCCATTGACACTCCTGAGTGAGTCTGAAAATTCTCTGGTTTTGTGGGATGGAGGATTTATTACAGCCACACCTCACAGTCCCAACAGCACCAACCATGGCTGCCTGTGCTCATTCCATTCTCCCCAACattattctctctttttgttttttaatccaGAGCAGGTTTTCATCCTCCCCGACACCCCTTCTCTGATCTTGGTCAAAGCATTTTAATCTCTGTGACCCACTTTCCCCACATGCAGACTAAAGGCTGCTATGAGAACATGCTAATGCTGGGCTTTGGAGTACTATTTTTTTGCAACTTTCTTGCATTTTCTCAGGTTTCAGAAGTAATGTTTATCCTCTGGTGCTTCCCCAGCCCTTTCTGGTTTTCCATACTTTCTTGGTGCACTCTCAGCCAGCAAAGTGGTGTTAGTTGGTGTGCTGGCACTGAACACTCCTTAATTTTCTGCTATGTCCTTGATACTTAGTTTCACATCTGTTGGAATTAAGCCCTATTGTACAACACACATCTAAACCCTGAATTAAAGCAACTGGAGTTCCTTCTCTTTTGTACTATCACAGCCAGGATCGTAATCTGACTGACATCACAAGTacctaaaatataaaattaactTCAAACATTAACTTCAAACAGCACTGATTTTGCCCTCAGAGTACATCAGGAGTCCTGAGACAGCCCTGGAAGCTGTGTGCAAGCAAAAGGGTGgtatacagatttttttttttttgtatgcttGTGCTGTAGCAAGGCTGGGTCTGGCTGCCACTGATGGGTGAGAGAAAACACCCGTTATCTTCACCAGATAAGAACCAACTCACCCATCTCGTGAGGGCATCACTGAGCCAGGGGATGCTCTGCACAGAGGCTGGCATTCAATACAGCAGCACTGCTTGATAAGCCAAGCCTAAATAAAACCATCAGGCCACCCAAAGGTGAGTTTTCATCCCCCGCATATATGACTGACTCTACAACTTgtgctcattttttttctagaagtgAAAAATCTGGTCCTAGCAGCTTTTAAGGaggttttaaaataactattttcCCATCTCTGTGGTTTAAATAGACTCATAACCATACTACTTATAGCCTGGAAGAGAGAGGATGCTAAAATatcaaacatttttaatagagtaaagagaaagaaaatattggcTTGGTTACCAGCAGGATTAGGAAAAAGATTGCAAGATCTGAGTTACAGATCACAGTTCTAGGTCCTTACTATGTAGGCAGCTTGTGAAGGAAATATGAGATATGAGAAAAGTTCCAAAAGTTGGAACCCTGCAGAAAAGACCTAAAAGTAAATCAGCGGTGTAAAGTATACTTGGAACACAATTCCCAGGAACAGCATCTATGCCTTGCCCCATAATCTTTGTAACACAGTTCTACCCCATCACTCTCCAAGACTCACTAAGTTATCATCATATTCCAGCCTGAAAATGTAATTAGCACTGAtaaccagctgctgctgtgatctGAAGTATGTGACAGATTTCCTTCTGTACCCAGGtgcattttcaaaatgctttagAAGCTTTAAAACAATCATTAGTCCCTCTTTGTTTTAAAGATAACCATCCATGATAATATTTCTGAGCCCAGTTCTGGCAGCATTGGTGCTGTAACTGTACTAAAAACTCAAATTGCAACCTTCTCCTTATGCACTGTAGGAAATGCTGCCTTTTGGTGTCCACATCCCAGCTGGGTTGGAGAATAAGACTTAAACTAGACCAGGAGTCCCAGTCCCACCTCATCCATTCCCTGCCTCAATCTGAAGGTGCCACCTTTGCCCTCTTCTGTCTCTTTTGTGCTCCCTTCATAGTCACAGGACAGTGACTTATTTCTCAGTTGATGTCTACCAATTTTGGGCTACTCTCTACAGAAATACCCAGCAGATGCAGATTTCTTCATTGTATCCCTGCCATTTTGTGTGTGACTTCCTCCAGCACGTTTGTTAAACGTTACATGAGCCATCAGAAAGGGAAGCACCTCAGGGGCAGCTTCCTCTGAGACAGTTGAGAAGCTGGGCCAGGATCCTGCCATCAGGTTACTGGTTAAAATACTTCCAGAGACATTTTTGTAGAACAGAGCAGGTTAAAATCCATGCTTAATAAATGTAAGCTTCCCATTAAGAATACAGTTTATAAATGAGTATGGTATTGACCAAGCCACAGTGTTAAAAAACTGCTTTGCCAACTGAAATTAGCCATCCACAATTACACACTCTTTCCTATCATTAACAGAGAAGCAATTAGCTACAGCAGAAATTTGGTTTCAGCAGACACAAAGAATTGTGCTATTTAAACCTGTTGCCCATCATGAATTTAAGTCTTCTTAAAAATAGCTTCAGTCACTTTTATTGGTATAAACACCTAAATTGAGATCTAACAGCAAATAAGGATTGTGCTTGTCCATAATAACCTTAGCTGTGAAATCTACTCAGACACAAGACATACAACCTTCCACATACACAAGTTATTTGTCAGCAAAGCAGAATGCTGCCATTCTGAAACAATTACATACAGTAAAggttttcaatattttattaaagaaaacagtCAAAATGTACAAGTATTACCCAGGTTTGTAGATAACTTCCTATAAAGGCAGTAAAATATGAATTTCAATCTAGGTTTTAAAAACTGCTATAGttgcttatttttaaagttggtattttaaaatcacGTTTCACAAATAGTTCGGAAATATTACCAAATGAATAGTGCAacaagaaaaattgaaattagtTCTACACTGTTTGCATGTCAAGCAAAAGTTATAACTAACGGCTTCAAATACTCAAACCATTTGAGAATGAATGAACCCAACAGCTCCCACCAAAACTGACTTCTGACCACATCAGGAACGTCCTCTTCATGTTCTtcactgaaaatcaaataataataaaacaacacCCCTTGAGGTCATCAAAAATAACTTTAGTATAAAATTGTCTTGGCCCTTATCAAATATTACATGAGTAAAATTGTTAAGCCTTTATCAAAACAGACAGGAatagggaaacaaaaaaaaaatgtcatggCCTTAATCCATATCTGTTGGAATCATGTTTAGAAACGTTAGAAGCAAGACCAGAAACTCGGagccctgttttgtttttaaaaaccacacaatcacaaagaaaaaaacagcttcTTACTGCCTAAGGTTTGGGGGTGTTCTGCTCAAGTACCTGGTCCCATAGACAGCAACCTGTTATGTTCTGAAGAGAGCATACgcaaaatatagaaaaataaataaatagcttcTTACAGCCTAAGGTTTGGGTGCTGGGTGGTGGTTTAGTATGTCCCCCACAGGTCACACTCTCTTGAGCTCATATGCAGAAACATGGAAATTTATATCCATCTTTCTTTTCTAGAAAGAGAAAAGCCCCCCTACATCCCAAAGCTCTTGAGATCGCAAAGGATGGTGCCCTGGGTGCTCTGGATGCTTTGGCAGCATGGGAAGTGGGCTCGGAGACACACCCTGAGCTCCTTGTTGAAGATGAAGCAGAGGATCGGGTTGACCCCTGCCTGGGCAAACGTCATCCAGACGGAGGTGGTCAGGTACAcctgggggatggagctggccTTAATGAAGACCCGCAGGTAGCAGGCCACAATGTAGGGggaccagagcagcaggaagagcaagGTGATCATGTAGAACATCTTGCAGAGCCTTTTCTCCATCTTAAActcctccagcaccagcagcttgATCTGGCTGTGGGTGGCCTGCCTTATGCCCACGAGGGTGGGTGGCGTGGGCCCCCTGCCAAAGCCAGCCGTCCAGTTTGCAGCCGCTTGGCCGGTGGCTCCCGGCCCGTGGAAGGTCCAGTTCTGGCTGATGGCCGGTACCAGCTGGGCCGGCTTCATCTTGCGGTGGCCGTGGATGAAGAAGAGCAGCTTGATGTAGACCAGGTGGGTGGCGGCGATGACGGCCGCCAGCATGAGCATGAAGCCCAGCGTGTCGTTGGCCTTGACGTAGCGATGCTCGAAGATGCACTGTTCCTCCTCCCGGATGAACTTGTAGGTACCCACGTCAAAGACGGGGGGAAAGGCCATGGCCATGGAGAGGGTCCACACCATGCacaccacagccaggcaggTCCAGCCCGTCATGCGCTTGGCGTAGAAGCGGTGGTGGGCGATGGCCATGTAGCGCGTGACCCCCACGCAGAAGAGCAGGAAGGCGGCGTGGAAGCAGAAGAG
This genomic interval from Catharus ustulatus isolate bCatUst1 chromosome 13, bCatUst1.pri.v2, whole genome shotgun sequence contains the following:
- the GPR27 gene encoding LOW QUALITY PROTEIN: probable G-protein coupled receptor 27 (The sequence of the model RefSeq protein was modified relative to this genomic sequence to represent the inferred CDS: inserted 2 bases in 1 codon), encoding MANSSELGSXSSPHLPSAGGLLSASGLKLATLGLILCVSLAGNVLFAWLILKDRHLHRAPYYLLLDLCLADGLRSLACFPFVMLSVRSGAAWPHGPLSCKVLAFLAVLFCFHAAFLLFCVGVTRYMAIAHHRFYAKRMTGWTCLAVVCMVWTLSMAMAFPPVFDVGTYKFIREEEQCIFEHRYVKANDTLGFMLMLAAVIAATHLVYIKLLFFIHGHRKMKPAQLVPAISQNWTFHGPGATGQAAANWTAGFGRGPTPPTLVGIRQATHSQIKLLVLEEFKMEKRLCKMFYMITLLFLLLWSPYIVACYLRVFIKASSIPQVYLTTSVWMTFAQAGVNPILCFIFNKELRVCLRAHFPCCQSIQSTQGTILCDLKSFGM